One Desertifilum tharense IPPAS B-1220 genomic window carries:
- a CDS encoding glycosyltransferase family 1 protein has protein sequence MANNLLINLAVLMQRPTGISTYALNILPYLKNLSPTLLTAQPFEDYSCYAIPADMTPEQGAKGHLKRLIWTQFQLAQIYQQQQAQLLFSPLPEAPLFSGCRYAVMVHDLIPLRFGQARSPMTYYCRYYLPQVLNQAQHILCNSLATARDISQFLGIPAKKLTPIPLGYDKTNFRDLNLPESNYFLYVGRSAPYKNTQRLISAFSAIAKPHNYQLWLTGTHDPRYTPTLTAQVQELGLQEQVKFLDYVSYSELPKLMNQALALVFPSLWEGFGLPVLEAMACGTPIITSNLASLPEVAGEAALYINPYNPDEMTRAMQQVGKDEKMRSHLRQASLTQASKFSWETTGNATYSVLSASLSAEC, from the coding sequence ATGGCGAATAACCTTTTAATTAACCTAGCCGTATTAATGCAGCGTCCCACGGGAATTAGCACTTATGCGCTCAACATCTTACCTTATCTAAAAAACTTATCGCCGACCTTATTAACCGCTCAACCTTTCGAGGATTATTCCTGCTATGCTATTCCAGCAGACATGACGCCCGAACAAGGCGCAAAAGGACATTTGAAGCGGCTGATTTGGACGCAATTTCAACTCGCCCAAATTTATCAACAACAGCAGGCTCAATTACTCTTTTCTCCCCTACCCGAAGCGCCCTTATTTTCCGGCTGTCGCTATGCCGTCATGGTACACGATCTAATTCCTCTGCGGTTTGGTCAAGCGCGATCGCCCATGACCTACTATTGTCGTTATTATCTCCCCCAAGTCCTCAACCAAGCGCAGCATATCCTCTGCAATTCCTTAGCAACAGCGCGAGATATTAGCCAATTTCTAGGTATCCCCGCCAAAAAACTCACCCCCATCCCCCTTGGCTACGACAAAACCAACTTCCGCGATCTCAACTTACCCGAAAGCAACTACTTTCTTTACGTGGGACGCAGTGCCCCTTATAAGAATACTCAACGCCTAATTAGTGCCTTTAGTGCGATCGCCAAACCCCACAACTACCAACTCTGGCTAACGGGTACCCACGATCCGCGCTATACCCCCACTTTAACCGCCCAGGTGCAGGAACTAGGCTTGCAAGAACAGGTCAAATTCCTCGATTATGTCAGCTACTCAGAACTTCCCAAACTGATGAACCAAGCCTTAGCCTTAGTCTTTCCCAGCTTATGGGAAGGCTTTGGACTCCCAGTCTTAGAAGCAATGGCTTGCGGTACGCCCATCATTACCTCTAACCTAGCATCCCTCCCCGAAGTCGCAGGCGAAGCAGCACTATACATCAACCCCTACAACCCCGACGAGATGACCCGCGCCATGCAACAGGTCGGGAAAGATGAGAAAATGCGATCGCACCTCCGTCAAGCCAGCCTCACCCAAGCCAGCAAATTTAGCTGGGAAACCACCGGAAATGCTACTTATTCAGTGCTGAGTGCTTCTCTAAGTGCTGAGTGCTGA
- a CDS encoding glycosyltransferase yields MIFCQKSLYFLIVNYHSTAFIRKLLDSLNFSERSQFHIVIVNNSPEDYSIKDLAAEYCNIQLIFSEENLGFGRGCNLGLQTIYQQNPNALVWLINPDTTLERHAIDFAIQCFCNYPDLAILGTQIRDNQGNIWFSHGQFNRWTGSLKHTQPLATTKSDNLGEVLPSRWVSGCSLILNFAKFETCPLFDPHYFLYYEDNDFCERYYQQGYQISVTQAILVNHVVSATSQNNVSAKLHHATYSKLYFLQQHGTRLSLILNIIYIGLKTIIALGQDRAIAIGRWQGLKQFLFTRQHGE; encoded by the coding sequence TTGATATTTTGCCAGAAAAGCCTTTACTTTCTCATTGTTAACTATCATTCGACAGCGTTCATTAGAAAGCTTTTAGATTCGCTTAACTTTTCGGAGCGATCGCAATTTCATATTGTGATTGTCAATAACTCCCCAGAGGATTATTCTATTAAAGATTTAGCGGCGGAATATTGCAATATTCAATTAATATTTTCCGAGGAGAATTTAGGATTTGGCAGAGGTTGCAATTTAGGATTGCAAACCATTTATCAACAAAATCCAAACGCCTTAGTTTGGCTAATCAATCCTGATACTACCCTAGAAAGACATGCAATTGACTTTGCGATCCAATGTTTCTGCAACTATCCAGACTTAGCAATTTTAGGGACTCAAATTAGGGATAATCAAGGCAATATTTGGTTTAGCCACGGACAATTTAATCGTTGGACAGGTTCGCTAAAACATACTCAGCCGCTTGCTACTACAAAATCAGATAACTTAGGGGAAGTGCTTCCCAGTCGATGGGTTTCTGGCTGTAGCTTAATCCTCAACTTCGCTAAATTTGAAACCTGTCCTCTGTTCGATCCGCATTATTTTCTCTATTACGAAGATAATGATTTTTGCGAACGCTATTATCAACAGGGATATCAAATCAGCGTAACGCAAGCAATATTAGTCAATCATGTTGTTTCAGCCACTAGCCAAAACAATGTCTCGGCGAAGCTTCATCATGCAACGTATAGTAAACTCTATTTTTTGCAGCAACACGGAACGCGCTTATCGCTAATTTTGAATATTATTTATATAGGATTAAAAACCATAATAGCACTCGGACAAGACCGGGCGATCGCAATTGGTCGCTGGCAAGGCTTAAAGCAGTTTCTCTTCACCCGTCAGCATGGCGAATAA
- a CDS encoding glucose-1-phosphate thymidylyltransferase, producing the protein MKALILSGGKGTRLRPLTYTGAKQLVPVANKPILWYGIEGIVAAGITDIGIIISPETGEEVQAKTGNGDRFGANITYILQEQPAGLAHAVKIAQPFLGDSPFIMYLGDNLIQSDLNLFCDKFKTELLDALILLRPVSNPSAFGVATVDSKGKVLQLVEKPQNPPSNLALVGIYFFSSKIHEAIASIQPSARGELEITDAIQQLINGKTHVEACQLEGWWLDTGKKDDLLEANRIILDTRVTTAIYGEIDTGSQVIGRVQIGKGSKIINSTIRGPVAIGDNCHIENCFIGPYSSIANQTMLIEADLEHSVILQGAKIDSIHQRIVDSVIGQRAHLTAAPRRPKALRFMIGDDCQIELA; encoded by the coding sequence ATGAAAGCATTAATTCTTTCAGGTGGAAAAGGAACGCGACTTAGACCTTTAACGTATACTGGCGCAAAACAATTGGTTCCAGTTGCCAATAAGCCTATTTTATGGTACGGGATTGAGGGGATTGTCGCGGCTGGAATTACGGATATTGGGATTATTATTAGTCCTGAAACGGGGGAAGAGGTTCAGGCAAAAACTGGAAATGGCGATCGCTTTGGTGCCAATATTACTTATATCCTGCAAGAACAGCCTGCGGGTTTAGCTCATGCGGTCAAAATTGCTCAACCCTTTCTTGGCGATTCGCCCTTTATTATGTATTTGGGCGATAACTTGATTCAGAGCGATCTCAACCTCTTTTGCGATAAGTTTAAGACAGAATTGCTAGATGCGTTAATTCTCCTGCGTCCTGTCTCTAACCCTAGCGCCTTTGGGGTTGCGACGGTAGACAGCAAAGGGAAAGTTTTACAACTGGTTGAAAAACCCCAGAACCCCCCCTCAAATTTAGCCTTGGTGGGAATTTACTTCTTTTCTAGCAAAATCCATGAGGCGATCGCATCTATCCAACCCTCAGCACGAGGCGAACTCGAAATTACTGACGCAATTCAACAACTCATCAATGGTAAAACCCACGTTGAAGCCTGTCAATTAGAGGGGTGGTGGCTAGATACCGGAAAAAAAGATGACTTACTCGAAGCCAACCGCATTATCCTCGATACCCGCGTCACAACTGCTATTTACGGCGAAATTGATACCGGAAGTCAAGTCATTGGTCGCGTCCAAATTGGCAAAGGCTCTAAGATTATTAATAGCACCATTCGCGGTCCCGTTGCCATTGGTGACAATTGCCATATTGAAAACTGTTTTATTGGCCCCTATAGTAGCATTGCCAATCAAACTATGCTGATTGAAGCCGATCTAGAGCATAGCGTAATTTTACAAGGGGCTAAAATTGACAGCATTCATCAGCGAATTGTCGATAGCGTTATTGGACAGCGCGCTCATTTAACGGCTGCTCCCCGGCGTCCAAAAGCGTTAAGATTTATGATTGGGGATGATTGTCAAATTGAACTTGCTTAG